taaatttacttagaaaatatttaacccgtgcctcgcacgggtctaagtactagtacTAATAATATTTCAAAATGGTTATAGTTATTGATTTTGTAATATTTGTAACTGCAAATAGATGAATTTGAAATTGGAATAATTTTAAAAGAAAGCATAGACCCCAAAAATGAGGCTGGAATATGTAATCAATGCATTATGAATGTAGAAAGAACAATATCCAAGGTAAAACATCTATAACATTCTGTATGTTTCCTTCTTGATGCGTAGATATATTTACAAATGCAATACTATGACAAACTCTGACCTATATTATGTGTATTAGTACCTGTGAAATGGGAAGGGTCATACCAGATGTGTTCTAAAGAAACATAACTTAAATTTTCAAGTTAGTAAGGagacaaaaataaaatgaaaaccaTTATCATTATTACGATATGACTCTAACTATTATGTGTTTGCTTTGTCGTGAGTAGGATTTTGCGGTCTTGGAAGTTGGGTTAAACCTGCATCCAACATTAGTATAATATTGTTATAATCGACAACAATACCCAGAAATCGgacaattataaaaaaatgacGGAAAAAAAGAGTGAGAAATATATACATTGATTCTAGGAGTAGGCTTATCCCCAGAAATCGACAACAATACCCAATTCTCAGACCCGCCAAAGGTTTATCCATTGTAAATGTTTAATCAAAGTGAACTTCGTTGATTTCACTTGTACCCTGCCCTGCAAAAGTTTGACACACAAAGTGAACTTCGTTGATTCACAGACATTGATTCACACCTAACAAatcacatatccacatcaaatGTTATAACTAATGTCACTAACACTGAAACCTCACAAATTACTATAGACCGCAATTTTTAACCAATTGTTATAAACTTCACTATCATGTTCAAATTGACATTGATTGTGCTATTAAAATGTATTAATCTGTAATTGACAATAGTGATAAAACTTAATAAAGTAGAAGCTTAAAATCAATGATAACTATGTAAGTGCTTTATGATATGCTAGTATAAAACTTAAAAGTTATGATAACCATGTGATGAAAAACATCCCTTCTTTGCATCACAGAATGGTGCAAATATTAACTGACTTTTGCAGGAATACGCCATTTGACCTGCAAATCACTTCCACCATCCCTAACAACACTTCGCATAAAACATATCTAATTAAATTCAAAACCAAAATTCCAAACAGCAGCCTTTAGAAAACAAAAAAGATattgaaaacaaaagagaaaaaaggaGAAGCCATTGTAACTGTCGGGATCGCATCGTTCATGTGCATCCACCATCGGAGATAAAGCCCAGGGTACTGAAGAACTAAAAGACAAATAGGATTGATACCAGGGTACTGAATTAGTGCCCGAGTTTGACCATTATTTTCGAACATTGCGATTTTCTATACAGTACCAAAAGCAgagaatacctgcaaaaattcaCAATCATTGCAGAGTAAAATTCACACAAATTATGAATTTTAACTGAAATAACTAAATGATGGATCTATCGGTGATATTGCTAGGATAAGTTTCTTACTCTTTTCTTCTCACGATGCAGAAAAGTTTGCGCATGTTTTTCAACAACCCTTCATGACAAGCAGAAAAGGAATCAGTAAcaccatatttcacatgttagaCTCATCGTTCATTTCTATGAATGGGTTTTCTTACAAAATATATTGGAAGAAGAGAATAATACCTTTGTAGACATGAAGAAGAATGGTAAATGATCAAGAACCGTGTATATATCCAGTTTGTTCACatgaaaaaataaatcaaaatcaagcaagaaatcaaaacaataaaacacaATAACTATGTTTGAGACAATATCATTGAATCCCATTTGCTGCAATTtcataaatgattaaataaaattaCCTAAAACAAAGAAAATCATATCTTTATTTCAACTTCGACTCAGGGAATGCGAGCTGAGACAAAGTCAACACAAATGGGACCTACAATACCAGATCTACACATACCATCTGCAAAACCAGATCTACACATACCATCTGCAAAACCCGAAGACATGTCAAAATTTGTTGCAATCTATTAAAATCAGAAAAGAACCATAGAAACAGGAAAAAATTTGGAAGAGTAATACACATTACACAGAGAAAGCAAAACACCAGCCATTAACATCAACATTGAACATGaacattgaaaaaataaaaacaaatgcaGCAAATAAGGAGGAGAAAGGAGCGGCGGCGTGCTAGGGTTTGATGGAAAAGAGAACGAAAAAATTGAAGAGAGAAGTGTGGAAAGGTTAAAGAAATGAGAGAGAatgaaaaaaaaggaagaaaagaatAGTCTATGtttgaagagaaagagagagtgtTTCAAAATGAAACCCTGAGAGAAATGAGAGTGAGAAAAGGAAAAAGAGATAGTAGAGAAGAAGGGGGAGAGAACAGAATACGTAATGAGGAGGAAGAAGAGAGAGGGATATGATTTTGAAATGAGGGAAAGAGGGAAAAGTGAAATTGAACCAATGATATTGCAACACTTGGTGAATTTGTTGTGAAAAGTAGTAAAAAGAAgggtttattttgttaattaccaaAATGGACAATTGTTAGTGTATTTTGTTTTGGAGGAAAGGGCATTTTCGGTAGTATGCTCAATCTTATAATAATGGGTAgatgggtagatagtagatagtagacatctccatttcttttgaaaaattaaaagaattctTATTCTATGAAATAGATAgagaaaatctaaaaataaaagtaaGGCAGGGCCGGTCCAACTCGTTTAGAGGCCTAAAGCAAATTTTAAAGTGAGTTCTttcaaatgtattttaaaatattaattttgtggttGCTAAAAGTTGAACTCAATATCAAAAGGAATAGAGGCctatattttatcaacttaacATGTAACTCAAGTGTCATTATATATTCTtataattaaatagaaaaaacATTAGGTTTTTTTAAGCCCAAACTTTTGAGGGCTAAAGCCCTAGCTTGGGTAGCTTGGCCCTTGGGCCGGCCCTGAAGAAAGGAGATTGTAATATACTGAATTTGGATAgaattattagattttttttttgttgagaaaTTGAAATGATTCTTAATCCATGGAATAGatagaaaaaaatccaaaaataaaagaaaagagatTATAATATACTAAATTTTGATAGCCTAGAGATGAATTATTCTCCAAATGTACCAAGTGTGTGTTTGATAGATCATTTGAATTGAAAATACCATATTTCGATATCATTTTAGGTAAATTTTGAGAATCTTCAAATTAAAGCAAAAAAAAGTAGACAAGCGTTTTTTATTTTGCCAACACAAAAGCAAACACGCACTCAAATTATCGTCATGTAATTTTTTTATCTTCGCAAAATttgtgattaattaaataatttaaaatcgtaaaaatatatattttgaaaaataggaGGATTTGCAGAAGAGTTGGTtgcaattaaaattaaatggattgaAAATATATTGACGAGAAGTTACTAAaataaacaacaattaaaattGTTCAAATCCTCTCTTTGTACTATATGATAATCTCTTTGTCATTATATGATAATGGAGGTTTTAAccgcaacaatttttttttaaacaaaaaagaattatatatatatatatatatatatatatatatatatatatatatatatatatatatatatatatatatatatatatatatatatatataatcaaaaggAAAGGAAAACAAGAGACACAAGAGGGGGACCAAGTCAAAACCTCTTAAGAACAAAGCCTAAGCCTAAGGATTCTCGCATTGTCTAACAAGTAATCCGAGTAAATGTCACTATGCACATGATTAAACCAAATTACACTTTTTCTCTTTAAGCCGATATTAGCTAAGACATCCGTACAAAAATTGGCTTCACGGAAAATATGTATGATCCTAAAATCAATGGAGAGTGTATATGCCCAACACGTAAGCCAACGAGATTTGATTTTCCACGGGACCAAGCTTGAATCTGAAAAAGctttgacaagaagtgcacaATCTGTTTCCAACCACAGCTCTGTCCAATTCAAATGACGAGCCTTTTCTATTGCCAAAACCGCTGCCATGAATTCTTCAAACACAGAAGAACCAGGACCCAAGAAGACACTGAAGCTAATGACATGGTTAGCTTGAGCATCACGGAAAATACCATCGCAAGAAGCAAGAGAGGTAGAACCGGCTACAGCTCCGTCGATGTTGCATTTAATCCATCCAGCACCTGGAGGACTCCACAACATATCCACTGTCATTTTCAGCTTACGAGGATGGAATATGATTTCAAATTTCTTGAGGAAGGAGAAGCTTTTAATAGAATTATCTCCTTTTTCCAGTCAGCCTTCCTACCAATTTAGCTCTAGCTGCCACATTACTAATGCATCGCTGCCAAGGCAAAAGGTTGTCCTCAAATCTGGCCATGTTGCGAGCCTGCCACAGTTGATATATGATGAAAACAATGTTGCACTTGATCACAGTCATTGCTTGTTGACTCCAAGCTTCATTGATTATTTGTAGACAGTCAGGCAAAACTTTGATGACAATAGGGCTATCTAAAGTGCTGCTGAaccaactccaaagtttaactgcaaaaaaaattcaaagaataaaTGAGTGGATGTTTCAGCATTGCAGTTGTATAAAGAACATATAGAAGGTAAAGAGAAACCCCTTGAAGCCATGTTTTCATCAGTGAGAATCTTATTGTGCATTAGCCTCCAAGTAACCATGGAATGAGAGGG
This genomic stretch from Vicia villosa cultivar HV-30 ecotype Madison, WI unplaced genomic scaffold, Vvil1.0 ctg.000455F_1_1, whole genome shotgun sequence harbors:
- the LOC131628464 gene encoding uncharacterized protein LOC131628464; the protein is MTVDMLWSPPGAGWIKCNIDGAVAGSTSLASCDGIFRDAQANHVISFSVFLGPGSSVFEEFMAAVLAIEKARHLNWTELWLETDCALLVKAFSDSSLVPWKIKSRWLTCWAYTLSIDFRIIHIFREANFCTDVLANIGLKRKSIATNFDMSSGFADGMCRSGFADANGIQ